The following nucleotide sequence is from Aspergillus nidulans FGSC A4 chromosome I.
GGGTGAGGATATCGTCGTCTTGACTACATTGATACTATGCTGACTCTCGATAGTGGCCATGAATCTTCGCCTAGTGATTGAAAACTTCCTTAAGGTGAGCTTCTTGCATATGACGCAATGGTTGGGCTCGTTTAACAAGCCGTAGTATGGTGTTTTGATTTGCATCAGATGTCATGACTATCGCAAACAAGACGTTGTGATCGGAGCGATTCTCTTCGCCCTGGTCCCTTGCCAGTTGCTATGTTCGTACTTCATCGAGTTGGCTGCTTCTAGGCATGCTCAACGCGTTATCGGTCGAGCAAAGAAACAGGACAAGGACAGGATCCTGAACGAGTCTAAAAGGACTTGGTTCGCCATTGCGCTGCTGCATTCTATTATCAGCTTCTTTGGTCTGGCTGCAACAAGCTATGTCATCTTCTACTACGTCAACCACCCCGGGATCGGCACTGTCTGTGAAGTCCAGGTGATCATCGTGTCGCTAAAGTCGTACTCGTACGCACTGACGAATCGCGACCTACGTCGCGCTATGCTCGGCTCTCCGTCGGCGGACTCTGATATCCCAGAACTCTACCGGTCTTGTCCATATCCGCGGAACATCACCCTGGGCAATCTAGCATATTTCCTTTGGGCCCCAACGCTCGTATACCAGCCGGTCTATCCCCGAACGCCTCGCATTCGCTGGTCTTTTGTTGGAAAGCGTTTATTCGAGTTTGTTTGTCTCTCAGTGGTTATGTGGCTACTTTCCGCGCAATATGCTGCCCCCCTCCTGCGCAACGCGACCCAGAAAATTGCCACATTAGACATTGCATCTATTTTGGAGAGAGGACTGAAGCTCTCCACTATCTCTCTCGTGATCTGGCTTGCTGGGTTCTATGCCCTCTTCCAGTCACTGCTGAACGGACTGGCTGAGATCATGCGGTTTGGAGACCGCGAGTTCTACACGGACTGGTGGAACAGCCCAAGTTTTGGCGTGTACTGGCGATCCTGGAATCGCCCTGTGTATATATTCATGAAGCGGCATGTTTACATGCCGCTCGTTACCCGGGGCTGGAACCCAACGTTGGCAGGTACCGTCGTCTTCGCGGTTTCCGCCGTGCTGCACGAGATCCTGGTAGGAGTCCCTACACATAATCTGATTGGTATGTTTCCTCGGACACAATCCTAAGGCTCTTGCTGACGATGTTAGGTGTCGCGTCCATAGCGATGATGTTCCAGCTCCCGTTGATTCTTCTGACTGCGCCTTTCGAGAGGTTCAAATCCCCTCTGGGAAAAGCTATTGGAAATTCGTTCTTTTGGGTAACATTCTGCGTCGTTGGACAACCTCTTGGAGCGCTTCTGTATTTCTTTGCATGGCAAGCGAAATACGGCAGCGTCAGTCAGACACATCCGTAGACTATTAGAAATGTGCTATACGTGGCCTGGGTAGCTAGAATTCGATACCTGTCGAAAGAAATGGAAGCTTCGTTAAGGATAATTGCCTCTTTTCGAACACCTATTCATGTTGATTAGCGATCATTAGTTATCCGGCTCGGTAACAGAACTATGGCATACTGAACGTCAACTTCGGAACACGGGTCTCTCCTAGTTCCGGATGGACTAACTGCCCGTCTTCCGAGAACGTCAGCTATATAAGTATCTTTCCCCCTTCAACGCTATCACGCCATAGCTTAAAGAAAACGCGCAGCTCAAGCATTCAGATCCACATAATTAAGCTACTGACGTGAACTATCAAATTCCATCCACCAATTGCCCACGATGGTCGAGATCTCCATCCCCGCAAACTACGGGTACGTCCGCCACGGTGTTACCAAACATTACTAGCCAGCTAGCTCAGTCTTACCCCGGTCATGAGACCACCCCATGCTAATCATATAACGATCTTTATTATAGATATGCCATCGCCGTTTCGCTAGGCGCAATCCCTGTCCTGGGATTCATCCATGGTGTCCTCGTCGGCTCTTTTCGCAAGGCCGCTGGCGTGCCGTACCCCCACGCCTATGCCAGCATTGAGCAATGTAAAGCTAACGTGCGTGAGCCCAAGAAACTAAATACCTATAGCAAAACAGATTGTGTTCCAAGAGAGAGTACTAAATGACGTTTGTGAACAGCCCAAAGCCTACAAATTCAACTGCGCACAACGCGCCCACGGCAACTTCCTCGAGAACGCGCCGCAGACAATGCTCTCTATCCTGGTGGCAGGCGTCAAGTACCCAGAGGCAGCAGCGGGCTTAGGAGCGGCCTGGGTTGTTCTCCGCACCCTCTACATGCTGGGCTATATTTATAGCGACAAGCCGAACGGCACCGGCAGGTACAATGGTTCGCTGTACTTGCTTGCGCAAGCGGGTCTTTGGGGATTGAGCGCATTTGGTGTTGCAAAGGATTTGATGTAAATGTAGTCGACATCTTAGCACAGAGGGGAGAGTTGATAAAATGTGGTCTGTTTGAATGATAGTCGGGTTCGTGACCTATATTCGTGATAGTGGAGATAGGTCTGCGCCTATCTTATCGGGCCGGAGCAAAAATTCCACCGCAGCGGGGTGAGTTTTCGTTATACAGCCATCCCACTTCCAGCTTCAAATTGTCAGTTTAATCCAGCCCAATTCAATCATTGGAGAACCGCCATCATGTCTTCGAAGTCCCACCTCCCCTACGCAATTCGCGCAACCAACCATCCCAACCCTTTAACATCTaaactcttctccatcgccgaggagaagaaaaccaaCGTCACCGTCTCCGCAGACGTTACTACTTCCGCCGAGCTCCTCGATCTTGCTGACCGTACATCCTGCACCAATGCCCCTCCAGGATAACAAATAGCTGATGCGTAGTGAGTACAGGCCTAGGCCCCTATATCGCAGTTCTGAAAACCCACATCGACATCCTCACCGATCTCACCCCGTCGACCCTTTCCTCGCTCCAATCCCTCGCGACAAAGCACAACTTCCTCATCTTTGAGGACCGCAAGTTCATCGACATCGGCAACACCGTGCAAAAGCAGTACCACGGTGGCGCTCTCCGCATCTCCGAATGGGCACACATCATCAACTGCGCCATCCTGCCGGGCGAAGGGATCGTCGAGGCCCTCGCACAGACAACCAAGTCTCCTGACTTTAAAGACGCGAATCAACGAGGTCTCCTGATTCTTGCCGAGATGACGAGTAAGGGATCTCTTGCGACAGGGGAGTACACGGCACGCTCGGTTGAGTACGCGCGGAAGTATAAGGGGTTTGTGATGGGATTCGTGAGTACAAGGGCGTTGAGTGAGGTGCTGCCcgaacagaaagaggagagcgaggattTTGTCGTCTTTACGACTGGGGTGAATCTGTCGGATAAGGGGGATAAGCTGGGGCAGCAGTATCAGACACCTGGGTCGGCGGTTGGGCGAGGTGCGGACTTTATCATTGCGGGTAGGGGCATCTATAAGGCGGACGATCCAGTCGAGGCGGTTCAGAGGTACCGGGAGGAAGGCTGGAAAGCTTACGAGAAAAGAGTTGGACTTTGAGTGTGAGTGGAAATGTGTAACGGTATTGACTAAAAGGGATCCATATGTTTATTGCAGCCAGCATAGTATTACCAGAAAGAGCCTCACTGACGGCTCTAGTAGTATTCGAACAGATATTATTGTGACCAGCTCTGAACGATATGCTCCCTAATCTGGTAGACAAGCACTGATCTACCCCTTGGAACGCAGCATCTAGGCTCTGGCTGTGCTCTAACCCTAACTAGACGATTGATCGCAGACCATCCAATACTGAAAAGTCTCTATCAGAGGAAATCCCCAACATTGTAGTAGTCAGGTTCCTTTGTGGCTGGGAGAGAATTGGTTCGCTCCACTGATTCCAGTTGAGAAAGTGGGCTAGAAAAAAGTCTTGAAGATTGGAGTTGGGCTGTGGTTAAGCCGGCTTTTATTGACCTTATCATTTAGCAAAATATGGGCAGTTGCTATCAGGACCACATACTCTACCCGAAGCTTAAAGGCAAAAAGAAATTCTGTATGTCCTGCGAATCAACATTCCTCGTGTTATATGAGCCCAAGGCGCTGAACCAGGAATATTAGCTACGCTTGTGGCTCGCGAAGCAATGATACTCCCTTCTGAAGTGTGTATTGAGCTAGTTACATTAGTGGCACATCTTAACACCAGCACATTGGCATATTTAGGATACTATTGATAATGGAATTCAACTATCTTGCTTTATAGCCGACTACAGCTTCGGAACGCAATCCTTCTTTACGTAAATGTGAAAATGCTCTTAGACAGCTTGAAAGGCCAAAAAATCTcccagaaaaaaaaaagagaattAGAGAAAATCCAGTGGGTATATAGCTATGGATGCCCTCAATTATCCTGTATCTTCAGATGTTCCACGAGATCCACTTAGAACATAAGGCAATTCCTATCCTCACCATCTCATCTGTTTTGCTTCTCTTTAGGAAACACATGTTTCTACTGACCTCGCCCCTTTCCTTGATCATTTCCACTGTCCAGTGATTGTCTCTAGAATTAGAGCTCTGCGGATAATTATAATTTGCCCTCTAGTGGTCACCTCTCCATTGTCTTTAAGCCAACTCACTTGACAATCGCATCGGTAATCCCACATCTTCCTATATTGAACTTGTTTGCGCTAGAGGAATTTTTATAaatttctctgcttctctgaGTTCTCAACGCTGTTTCCGTAGATGCCCTCTCTGAAGTATCCAATGATTTTAAGCGGATAACTGAATATTGTAGTGCAAACATGTAGACCAGAAATGGTGCATTCTAATGAGCTCAGCCGTGTACCCTGCCAGTAACAGACATCGAGACAGAGCAAGCATACGCTGCCGCACATATTACGGTGACTAACGCGATTATGCAGATTGGCTGTTGGAATGTTAGCCCAGAACAGCCGCAAACAATGGATTCTCCGTTAGTCGGTGACTGCGGGAAGAGCCGGGGCCCGCAGCCATACGAGCTCTTTCTTATTGGATACTCCATCATTATATGGCTCCACCAAGAAAACTTTCTGACGTCCAACGGAAGGCTTTAAGGGATTGGGTTCATAGCCAGTCTCCTCGTCCAACACAGAAGGCCTGTATAGCATGGTTTCAAGCTCGTTATAATCACCGCTTGAGCCAGTCTACTGTCTCTGATTCCTTAGTCAACAATATCAATACCCTGACTCTGGATGCaatccatcctcagcaactCGCAAGGGAATCGGCCAGTGGCAAGACCTTGAAGCTATCCTTTATGAATGGCATCATATACTTGATTGGAAGGGGTCATATATTACTGGTGATATCCTTGTTGAGAAAGCACGTCAAATCTGGAGTTGTCTGCCTCAGTATCGTGATCAGCCCCCACCTGCATTCAGTAGTGGCTGGCTACATCAATTCAAACAACGCTATAATATCAAGCAGCGGACATAccacggagaagctggctcagtactagaagaggctgaggaaaAGATGAAGGCAATGCGTACGTTTGCTGGCCagtataatgaggatgatatttacaatatggatgaaactgggcttttctggcgTATGCCTCCTTCATGGAGTCTATCGTCTGTTAATACGCCAGGAATCAGGAAAGATAAGAGTCggatatctataatatgtTGTGTCAATGCCTCTGGAACTGATCGACTACCAATCTGGGTAATTGGAAAGGAACGTACgccacgagctcttcgcaatatcaatatctcagcaattGGGATTCgatggcaatggaacaaAAATGCCTGGATGGACCAGATTATCATGCGAGAATGGCTCCTTGAATTCTATCAATATATTGGCCAGCGATCTATCCTTCTTACAATGGACAACCTCCCTGCACATCTTTCTGGCCTGGAGCTGGCACCACCGCCTCCCAATGTACGCATCTGCTGGCTCCCAAAGAATTCAACAAGCCGGTTCCAGCCTCTTGATCAGGGAATCATCCAGAATCTGAAGATATATTATCGGAGACAGTGGCTACGATATATGCTTTCTCACTATGAAAGGAACCTGGACCCGCTGCAATCTGTAACAATTCTAGATTGCATACGATGGCTTGTACGGGCCTGGCATCATGATGTCCAAAGCTCAACTATCCTAGCCTGCTTTTATAAGAGCATACTGGTCCAGGATCCTATCCAGCTTCCAATTGAAGCGCCTGATCTAAGGCCACTTTATATGCAGGTACAGCAATCTGGTAGGATATCAGATTGTATggatatctccttcttcctcaaccctGCAGAAGAGTCTCTAGAGATTAGTAACTCTAGTAATGAGATATCCTCAGATATATTACTTGAGCAACTAATTGCTgaggcttctggaaatgcagatatatatcctaatgatctggatgatgtTTCGGGCGAGCCGGCCCGtcttccaaagcctcaggatgctcttgatgctgtaCGACTTCTAATCTCTTATATGGAGGGTCAGGATACGGCCAAAACACCCATTCTTAGATCCCTTGAGCGGTTAGAACGAAATATAGAGGGTGAAATCATCACAGCAAGAGCTCAGGCACCTTAGATAGTTGGCTTAGTATTGCTAGATAATAATACAAACTTCATCTTGGTGATAACCTCGTTTAGGCGATGTTTTTTGCTGGGATGACTTGTATCGACTTAACAGGGCCGCACTGTATATTATTCGAGTAAAGATATAAAGACTAAAGTGTAATGAAGAAATCTTCCCGAAAGGCAACATGAAACACACATGATAATGCTTGGGATGATTAATTACTATATTCATAATACTGGAAGCTAAGTATGCTGTCACTGCTCACTGTAGCGTGGAAGAAGACCACCCTTCCTGTCAAACAACTCAATCGCGTGATCAGTGCCGGATAATTATGAACACTTCCTGTTGCTAAGTGGCATCAATCCCCTGCAGAGGATGAAACTGAGCTTGCTTACGCGAAGCAATATATTCGATACAAATCACTTTTCCAAACAGCGGCTTTAAATCTGCTTTCTGTGTTAGGAAACCCCGACTTACTGCTAAAGATCGCCTTCTAGCACACACGACGTCTGGCTCACTCACACGACACTTACTATGGAGACGCGCCAACCCTTCATGGCCTGCGAAAGGGGTGGCATTGGCGCCTGTGAGGGGGCGCCGCTCAACAGAAGTCTGAGCTCCTGAATAACACGGAACTCTCCTGTGGGACTTGTAAGAAGTGTTACTCAGTGTAGGCTAGCGCAAGAACTCAGCCTCGCTTGATCTGGTAATCATGGCCAGTTCAAGCTAATGACTCCTATGTCAGCTTTTGTCCCATATTACGTTCTAATACATAGTGAAGGATTTCTGCAGCAGTATATAGACTTTACTCACTTCGAGCCTGTTAGTAGGCGGAGTTCATAAAGTCGGCCCACAGCCTGGACCACAGCTTGCCTAGTCTTCAATTGTCGAAGGGTAGGGGGAGAATATTAAGTAAAGAATCCAACCCCAGGAGGGTGGTGAGAGAGCAGAGTCACGGGCGACTCTCGTCTGCTATTTCGAGATGTGTTGGGTCATCCTCCCGAAGGTCTGCGCCTCCTCTAAATGATAGATGCTGACGCTCATAGGAGTTTCAGATATCGCCCCCAACGTCGTATGTTGGCTCGATAGTTTATTGGCGCCGGTGTTACAAACTAATGGCCAGCCACACGCTGGCCCGTTGCCCTAATTTTCAGCGCTCGTGCGATTCGAAGTCATCTTCGGCCCCTACTGTCATGACATCTCACCGGTTCCGTCGCTGAAAATTTATGGTCTGTGCCCCCCTACTATCAGACAACATGGCCGCTCTTCTGTATTTTCTGGGCATTGTGGCATCCCTGGTTGCGGCTGCTTGGGTTCTACGAAGGACAACATATTCACCCGAATCGCAAGTGCAGCTAGAAGTTCCAACAAATCCGAGTCCGATAAGCAAGAAGCTCGCAGAGGCGCTACCACATATTGTACTTTTGCATCGTAATAAGGCTTTCTTCAAGTCTATCAACTCATACTGGGCCCAACAGGAGCGTGAGGTTATGCAAGCATGCATCGTTCAACCACGAGAGGCTAGTGAGGTAGCCAAGGTCATCGGAATTCTCAAACGGGAGTATGATGAACAAGAGGCGTCGCTGACTAGTAGATCTGGTGATGTCTTGTTCGCTGTCCGAGGGGGCGGTCAGTCTCCTGTTCCTGGAGGTGCAAGCGCCAAAGGAGGCGATTGATCGACCTGGCTCTGTTCCAGAAGGTGACGGTCTCTGACGACAGAGAAAGCGTGGTCCTCGGAGCAGGGGTCCGTTGGGTCAATGCACCGCGGGTCTGGACAAGAAGGGTCTCATAGTTGTAGGAGGCAGAAGCTCCGATGTTGAGATAGCCGAGTTTATACTGGGTGGCGAGCCTAACTGTTGTCCCCTCCAGCGTGATCTCAGCTGACCTTTTATATAGGCGGGTTATCCTTCTTTACGCCATGCTTCGGTCTGGCCTGTTCGAATGTCCTAGCCTACGAAGTTGTTCTCGCCTCAGGTAAGATTGTTACGGCCACCGCTCAGCCATATCCCAATCTCTGGCGTGCTCTGAAAGGCGGCTCGAACAACTTCGGAGTCGTCACCCGCTTTACGCTGCGCTGTTTCCCGTCCACGAAGATCTGGGGTGGGTTCTTCTAAGATCCCAGTTCTCATTCGACCAAGGCGCTCATGGCTTTTTATGAGAGCATAAAACGCGCCGATCCCAAGATCAGTGGCGCAAATGTAGATTTCCACGCCGCAGCGCCCATCACCTGCTTCACCTACGTACAGAGCTTAGGCATTCAGACAGTCACAGTTCACCTGGCCTACACAAACCCATCAGAAGAGCCTAGGAATTGGCCAGTTACTGGAAGAAGTCAGGGTTCGCATCTCTCTGGCGCTTGTGGAGCACGTTCAGAACCCGCACAGTGACTTCCGCCATTATCGGACAGTCTGACAATATCTGCCTGGGAGATTTGATGCATGTATACCTCGATAGACAATTAGAAAACCAAAGACATATAAGATGAGTTACTCCTTATGAGCCAAAAGCTCGTCGGAGAGTATGGCGAAATCAAGGCAGAAGAGCTCAAGTTCACTGGAAGTGCCCTAGCCTGGTTCGGTTCGGGCCGAGAGCTGATTTAAAGATCAGTGCACATGACAACGTCCGCCTTCGTTTAAGTTAACATTTGCTGAGCAGGGTGGAAAAATCCAGTCACTAAGGTCTGACTGAAGAGACTAAGTCAGTGGTAGATATACACACGACCTTATCAGAGTGGCTAGCGCACTTACGCCTCTAACAAATGACAAAGTGCCATAACCGCCTATGGTTGGTGGGAATATCTCCTGCTGAATGCTAAGCCTCCTGAAGGAAGAAAGTGTGAGGGAATGTCCTAGAAAGTGGAAAGATGGCTTGAGCCAATCAAATACCCAGGAGCCGCAAGTATAGACGAGCCAAGCCATTGCCGTAATGACTGACTCATGTCGTTATATAGAAAGCCTGGCTACATAGTGGTCACTATGTAGGATGTCTGGCCATGGTGCGAACTCTACGTAAGTTGTCTAGTTATTTATTGTTGATACGACCATGATCACCTGGTTTTAGAGCCGAAGATAGACCGGCCCGTGTTTAAGCAGCATCAATTCTCTGTTCAGAGTTGAGAATGCCATACACTGAGTAATGGAGTCTGTGCGCATCGAGTCTCCAATGCAATGACTTCGAATCTGCTTTCTCCTTGGGGAGCGCTGCCCAACCTCTAAAATGCCGCCTTCTGAAATATACAG
It contains:
- a CDS encoding putative diacylglycerol O-acyltransferase (DgaT) (transcript_id=CADANIAT00006851); translated protein: MATRKTAIYRHAVAVHSQVQHSCLSRDSTKATSFIGFRNLMVVVLVAMNLRLVIENFLKYGVLICIRCHDYRKQDVVIGAILFALVPCQLLCSYFIELAASRHAQRVIGRAKKQDKDRILNESKRTWFAIALLHSIISFFGLAATSYVIFYYVNHPGIGTVCEVQVIIVSLKSYSYALTNRDLRRAMLGSPSADSDIPELYRSCPYPRNITLGNLAYFLWAPTLVYQPVYPRTPRIRWSFVGKRLFEFVCLSVVMWLLSAQYAAPLLRNATQKIATLDIASILERGLKLSTISLVIWLAGFYALFQSLLNGLAEIMRFGDREFYTDWWNSPSFGVYWRSWNRPVYIFMKRHVYMPLVTRGWNPTLAGTVVFAVSAVLHEILVGVPTHNLIGVASIAMMFQLPLILLTAPFERFKSPLGKAIGNSFFWVTFCVVGQPLGALLYFFAWQAKYGSVSQTHP
- a CDS encoding MAPEG family protein (transcript_id=CADANIAT00006852); the protein is MVEISIPANYGYAIAVSLGAIPVLGFIHGVLVGSFRKAAGVPYPHAYASIEQCKANIVFQERVLNDVCEQPKAYKFNCAQRAHGNFLENAPQTMLSILVAGVKYPEAAAGLGAAWVVLRTLYMLGYIYSDKPNGTGRYNGSLYLLAQAGLWGLSAFGVAKDLM
- the pyrG gene encoding orotidine-5'-phosphate decarboxylase pyrG (transcript_id=CADANIAT00006853), encoding MSSKSHLPYAIRATNHPNPLTSKLFSIAEEKKTNVTVSADVTTSAELLDLADRLGPYIAVLKTHIDILTDLTPSTLSSLQSLATKHNFLIFEDRKFIDIGNTVQKQYHGGALRISEWAHIINCAILPGEGIVEALAQTTKSPDFKDANQRGLLILAEMTSKGSLATGEYTARSVEYARKYKGFVMGFVSTRALSEVLPEQKEESEDFVVFTTGVNLSDKGDKLGQQYQTPGSAVGRGADFIIAGRGIYKADDPVEAVQRYREEGWKAYEKRVGL
- a CDS encoding transposase (transcript_id=CADANIAT00006854) gives rise to the protein MDSPQQYQYPDSGCNPSSATRKGIGQWQDLEAILYEWHHILDWKGSYITGDILVEKARQIWSCLPQYRDQPPPAFSSGWLHQFKQRYNIKQRTYHGEAGSVLEEAEEKMKAMRTFAGQYNEDDIYNMDETGLFWRMPPSWSLSSVNTPGIRKDKSRISIICCVNASGTDRLPIWVIGKERTPRALRNINISAIGIRWQWNKNAWMDQIIMREWLLEFYQYIGQRSILLTMDNLPAHLSGLELAPPPPNVRICWLPKNSTSRFQPLDQGIIQNLKIYYRRQWLRYMLSHYERNLDPLQSVTILDCIRWLVRAWHHDVQSSTILACFYKSILVQDPIQLPIEAPDLRPLYMQVQQSGRISDCMDISFFLNPAEESLEISNSSNEISSDILLEQLIAEASGNADIYPNDLDDVSGEPARLPKPQDALDAVRLLISYMEGQDTAKTPILRSLERLERNIEGEIITARAQAP
- a CDS encoding uncharacterized protein (transcript_id=CADANIAT00006855), with product MAALLYFLGIVASLVAAAWVLRRTTYSPESQVQLEVPTNPSPISKKLAEALPHIVLLHRNKAFFKSINSYWAQQEREVMQACIVQPREASEVAKVIGILKREYDEQEASLTSRSGDVLFAVRGGGGLSFFTPCFGLACSNVLAYEVVLASGKIVTATAQPYPNLWRALKGGSNNFGVVTRFTLRCFPSTKIWGGFF